In Aestuariibaculum lutulentum, one DNA window encodes the following:
- a CDS encoding YchJ family protein has protein sequence MNCYCGNNKTYSTCCEVFHKNGGKTETAEQLMRSRYSAFALANGDYLMLSHHSSTRPVKEKKAIVNWAKSVQWIKLEVQETSKGMATDNEGTVTFDAYFFENGKVDVIHEKSAFVKENNIWKYLGLSQ, from the coding sequence ATGAATTGCTACTGCGGAAATAACAAAACCTACAGCACATGCTGCGAAGTATTTCATAAAAACGGTGGAAAAACAGAAACTGCTGAGCAACTTATGCGTTCACGATACAGTGCTTTTGCATTGGCTAACGGTGACTATTTAATGCTTAGTCATCATAGTTCAACACGACCTGTAAAAGAAAAAAAAGCCATTGTAAACTGGGCCAAATCGGTACAGTGGATAAAGCTAGAAGTACAAGAAACCTCAAAAGGTATGGCTACCGACAATGAAGGCACCGTAACCTTTGATGCCTATTTTTTTGAAAACGGAAAAGTAGATGTCATTCACGAAAAATCAGCTTTTGTAAAAGAAAATAACATTTGGAAATACTTAGGATTAAGTCAATAA
- the hemF gene encoding oxygen-dependent coproporphyrinogen oxidase: MKNKFYEYIQQLQDTITSKLEAIDGKATFQQDLWERPEGGGGRTRVIQNGNVFEKGGVNISGVHGKLPDTMQAYFGVEDADFFACGLSLVLHPKSPMVPTVHANWRYFEMYDKDGKIVDQWFGGGQDLTPYYLFEEDAIHFHQICKTACDKHNPEFYPTYKKRCDEYFYNSHRNEGRGIGGLFFDYCKATKDTSMEDWYNFVTEVGDSFLEAYVPIVEKRKVVPYTEANRTWQEIRRGRYVEFNLVHDKGTMFGLKTNGRIESILMSLPPHVQWVYDHQPETGSEEEKLVNVLQNPVDWV; encoded by the coding sequence ATGAAAAATAAATTTTACGAATACATACAACAACTCCAAGACACCATCACTTCTAAACTGGAAGCTATTGATGGCAAAGCCACGTTTCAGCAAGATCTTTGGGAACGTCCTGAAGGCGGTGGTGGTAGAACCCGTGTGATTCAAAACGGCAATGTATTTGAAAAAGGTGGCGTAAACATTTCTGGTGTTCACGGTAAATTACCAGATACCATGCAAGCCTATTTTGGAGTTGAAGACGCCGATTTTTTTGCCTGTGGTTTAAGTTTAGTGCTTCACCCGAAGAGTCCAATGGTGCCAACAGTTCATGCCAACTGGCGCTATTTTGAAATGTATGATAAAGACGGAAAAATTGTAGACCAATGGTTTGGTGGCGGACAAGATTTAACGCCCTACTACCTGTTTGAAGAAGACGCCATTCATTTTCATCAAATCTGTAAAACAGCCTGCGACAAGCACAATCCGGAATTTTACCCAACTTATAAAAAACGTTGCGACGAGTATTTTTATAATTCTCACCGTAACGAAGGTCGTGGTATAGGTGGTTTATTTTTCGATTATTGTAAAGCAACCAAAGACACCAGTATGGAAGACTGGTATAACTTTGTAACCGAAGTTGGTGACAGTTTCCTTGAAGCTTACGTGCCTATTGTTGAAAAACGTAAAGTTGTACCTTATACTGAAGCTAACCGTACCTGGCAAGAAATTCGTCGTGGGCGTTATGTAGAATTCAATTTAGTACACGATAAAGGCACCATGTTTGGGTTAAAAACCAACGGTCGAATAGAAAGTATTTTAATGAGTTTACCACCACATGTGCAATGGGTTTACGACCATCAACCTGAAACTGGTAGCGAGGAGGAAAAACTAGTTAACGTTTTACAAAATCCTGTAGACTGGGTGTAA
- a CDS encoding EI24 domain-containing protein, giving the protein MIKNIVSGIKAYFGAFGLISKLNLWKYFAIPMLISFITAVVIGVSAYGLSDNIGDFISKLWIWEWGKETFTTIGNIIGGIIIIILGLILYKHVIMALSAPFMSPVSEKIETHLLGSDKTYRITSFTEQLWRAIRINVRNLFMELLITIPLLILSFIPVIGILFTILIFFIQAYYAGFSNMDYTLERHYKYNESLNFVKRNRGLAIGNGIIFILFLLIPFIGVILVLPLSVTAASVKTIEALQLESHYEK; this is encoded by the coding sequence ATGATTAAAAATATCGTTTCAGGAATTAAAGCCTATTTCGGAGCGTTTGGTTTAATATCAAAACTAAACCTCTGGAAATACTTCGCTATTCCTATGCTTATAAGTTTTATTACGGCTGTGGTTATTGGTGTTTCAGCTTACGGACTTTCCGATAACATAGGCGATTTCATCTCTAAACTCTGGATTTGGGAATGGGGCAAAGAAACGTTTACAACTATTGGAAATATTATTGGTGGTATTATTATAATCATTCTTGGGCTCATTCTCTACAAGCACGTTATTATGGCCTTATCGGCGCCGTTTATGAGTCCGGTTTCCGAGAAAATTGAAACGCATCTTCTTGGTTCCGATAAAACTTATAGAATTACCTCTTTTACAGAGCAACTTTGGCGTGCTATTCGCATTAACGTTAGAAACCTATTTATGGAATTGCTTATCACGATTCCGCTTTTAATCTTAAGTTTTATTCCTGTAATAGGTATTCTGTTCACCATACTTATTTTCTTTATTCAGGCCTATTACGCTGGTTTTAGTAACATGGATTATACCTTAGAACGCCACTATAAATACAACGAAAGCCTTAACTTTGTAAAACGAAATCGCGGATTAGCTATTGGTAACGGTATCATATTTATATTGTTTTTATTAATTCCGTTTATCGGAGTTATTTTGGTATTACCGCTATCGGTAACGGCAGCTTCGGTAAAAACCATTGAAGCCCTTCAATTAGAAAGTCATTATGAAAAATAA
- the hemB gene encoding porphobilinogen synthase — MYPLRRNRRLRANEAIRSLVRETIITPNDFLVPLFVVEGSGVKEEIASMPNYFRYSLDLLEKEVKELWSMGLKSVLLFVKVPDNLKDNKGTEALNPNGLMQRAIKTVKNVCPEMLVMTDVALDPYSAYGHDGIIENGIILNDPTSQVLSEMALSHAQAGADFVAPSDMMDGRIIQMRELLEDEGFTNTGIMSYSAKYASAFYGPFRDALDSAPVDMVDIPKDKKTYQMDYSNRIEAIRETEMDIDEGADIVMVKPGLCYLDIVRDIKNAVDVPVAVYQVSGEYAMIKAAAEKGWLDHDAVMMEQVTAIKRAGGDIIASYFAKDVVKLIS; from the coding sequence ATGTATCCATTAAGAAGAAATAGACGATTAAGAGCAAACGAGGCCATTAGAAGTCTTGTAAGAGAAACTATAATTACTCCAAACGATTTTTTAGTACCACTATTTGTTGTTGAAGGCTCGGGTGTAAAAGAAGAAATCGCGTCGATGCCAAACTACTTCCGTTACAGTTTAGATTTACTGGAAAAGGAAGTTAAAGAACTTTGGAGCATGGGCTTAAAATCGGTATTGCTATTTGTTAAAGTACCAGATAATTTAAAAGACAATAAAGGAACAGAAGCTTTAAACCCCAACGGATTGATGCAACGTGCTATTAAAACCGTTAAAAATGTGTGTCCTGAGATGTTAGTAATGACCGATGTGGCTTTAGATCCTTATTCGGCTTACGGACATGACGGTATTATAGAAAATGGCATCATATTAAACGACCCGACGTCTCAAGTGCTTTCTGAAATGGCTTTATCTCATGCTCAGGCTGGCGCCGATTTTGTAGCGCCAAGTGACATGATGGACGGGCGCATTATTCAAATGCGCGAGTTGTTGGAAGATGAAGGCTTCACCAATACCGGAATTATGAGTTACTCAGCAAAATATGCTTCGGCTTTTTACGGACCTTTCCGTGATGCTCTAGATTCTGCTCCGGTTGATATGGTCGATATTCCAAAGGACAAAAAAACCTACCAAATGGATTATTCAAACCGCATTGAAGCCATTCGTGAAACCGAAATGGATATTGATGAAGGTGCCGATATTGTTATGGTAAAACCGGGCTTATGTTATTTAGATATTGTTCGCGATATTAAAAATGCAGTTGATGTTCCTGTTGCTGTTTATCAGGTTTCTGGTGAATATGCCATGATTAAAGCTGCTGCTGAAAAAGGCTGGTTAGACCACGATGCTGTAATGATGGAACAAGTTACTGCTATTAAACGTGCAGGTGGAGACATTATAGCATCATACTTTGCTAAAGATGTGGTAAAATTGATTTCTTAA
- a CDS encoding methylated-DNA--[protein]-cysteine S-methyltransferase, whose translation MDTCIIKSPLGFTEIIGDDIGIASVTVLNSEEIVTEIIPETLKDCVNQLNEYFEGKRKEFNLKLNPNGTDFQKSVWKLLQQIPYGKSLSYLELSKQLGDVKAIRAVANANGKNPLWIIVPCHRVIGTDGSLTGYAGGLHRKQWLLEHESPNKQQSLF comes from the coding sequence ATGGATACCTGTATCATCAAATCACCTTTAGGATTCACAGAAATAATTGGTGATGACATAGGAATTGCATCGGTTACCGTTTTAAATTCTGAGGAAATAGTTACTGAAATCATTCCGGAAACTTTGAAAGATTGTGTCAATCAATTAAATGAATATTTTGAAGGCAAGCGTAAAGAATTTAACTTAAAACTCAATCCGAATGGGACAGATTTTCAAAAATCGGTTTGGAAATTGTTACAGCAAATTCCCTACGGAAAAAGCCTATCTTATCTGGAACTCTCAAAACAATTAGGCGATGTTAAAGCCATACGTGCTGTGGCAAACGCTAATGGCAAAAACCCACTTTGGATTATTGTTCCCTGCCACCGCGTTATTGGAACCGATGGCAGCTTAACCGGTTATGCTGGCGGCTTACATCGTAAGCAATGGTTATTAGAACACGAAAGCCCTAACAAACAACAAAGCTTATTTTAG
- a CDS encoding CNNM domain-containing protein → MSALIFWATISIFFSFLCSILEAVLLSVTPTFINLKKQEGKDFAFTLEALKKDVDKPLISILTLNTIAHTLGAMMVGIQAEKLPYKIELFGINTVGVVSAIMTLLILIASEIIPKTIGATYWKKLAGFTATTLNILIFPLKWTGILWLLQLTTKLIGGKEHGSVLSRESFMAMTDIAHEEGVFHENESKVIKNLLTFKEVFAKDIMTPRTVMKIEDEETTVEAFFKKNLNLRFSRIPVYANDQDNIVGLVLKDDVYKQMALDNNKKKLSELKRNIIVVTRNMPIPILFEKLIESRNHMALVVDEYGSVSGIVTVEDVIETLLGLEIMDESDNVSDLQHLARKSWEARAKRLGIIEDSEQ, encoded by the coding sequence ATGAGCGCATTAATTTTTTGGGCAACAATTTCTATCTTCTTTTCCTTTTTATGTTCCATACTCGAAGCGGTATTACTAAGTGTAACACCCACCTTTATCAACCTGAAAAAACAAGAAGGTAAAGACTTTGCATTTACTTTGGAAGCTCTCAAAAAGGATGTTGATAAACCTCTTATTTCTATTTTAACTCTTAATACTATCGCACACACTCTGGGTGCCATGATGGTAGGAATTCAGGCCGAGAAACTACCATATAAAATTGAACTTTTTGGAATCAATACAGTAGGTGTCGTTTCAGCAATCATGACTTTATTGATTTTGATTGCATCTGAAATCATTCCGAAAACCATCGGCGCAACCTATTGGAAAAAATTAGCTGGTTTCACCGCAACCACACTTAACATTTTAATTTTTCCTTTAAAATGGACCGGAATTCTTTGGCTATTACAACTTACTACAAAACTTATAGGAGGCAAGGAACATGGCAGTGTATTAAGCAGAGAAAGTTTTATGGCCATGACGGATATTGCACATGAAGAAGGTGTTTTTCATGAAAATGAAAGTAAGGTCATAAAAAACCTGCTTACCTTTAAAGAAGTGTTCGCCAAAGATATTATGACGCCGAGAACTGTTATGAAAATTGAAGATGAAGAAACAACCGTTGAAGCCTTTTTCAAGAAAAATTTAAACCTTCGATTTTCACGAATTCCTGTTTACGCAAACGACCAAGACAATATTGTAGGCTTAGTACTAAAAGACGATGTTTATAAACAAATGGCTTTAGATAACAACAAAAAAAAGTTATCTGAACTTAAAAGAAATATTATTGTCGTTACCCGAAACATGCCTATCCCTATTCTTTTCGAAAAACTTATTGAAAGTAGAAATCACATGGCTTTGGTTGTTGACGAATACGGTTCGGTAAGTGGTATTGTAACCGTTGAGGACGTTATTGAAACTTTGCTTGGTTTAGAAATTATGGATGAAAGTGATAACGTTTCTGATTTACAACATTTGGCACGAAAAAGCTGGGAAGCGAGAGCAAAACGCTTGGGTATAATTGAAGATTCTGAACAATAA